From the genome of Perca flavescens isolate YP-PL-M2 chromosome 1, PFLA_1.0, whole genome shotgun sequence, one region includes:
- the tp53bp1 gene encoding TP53-binding protein 1 isoform X7 yields MDPGGSELDSSLPQPENPCLIVEDSQPDSVALEDDPESSYRALLARRLSSLQPTSRSPVLMETSIQLSIHPSSQPSTIQGHLVRLDKRPRGRELISSPLGSRLSQTDSQSESSQSNNQAEPGILMADNPSSAFQEESQVLNICPPANKKKCAAEDTDMDSGADSTTHCIQSEEGTSQFGFLELSQSQDLRGEARNSQEEEEDIVPQPDSERRTKLAEQGISSRTSESQDNKAVRSEVSSSSSLEPPGPSGRQLSVQALLHSQASGEQGEQDCEILSSQEDMFDADKTGAAVDSTVSEPEQQAHPSSTPAHTLRLLHLSGQGTLVQESLSQSSVDYVAPTPDNFTHTPLIVPSSPTGPENEHGADEAMDTSLPPEDRAGEDEEPMETEAASKPHPSASTPISQNSPGFVLEQTLSIPSQPEFSHDAFVPTQSQEAPRQSDKKMALLPRETQSQQLESAAFTLPLQLSVNTQSSSPAQKTSEHVEEDSQATQIEELEEPPGVDTSDSVVSHQRSESNGVSSESQTAASSKASASAESPKHRSECAKKESSNLSQQSDVHKKTSLNVQDVNVKDSKSDSKEAGSAEAESCSQPKFDPSVNSCVQETPQDTTPCSLSSKSMISNTSAVDVVKGSVDLGKEGGTAKSPSVKPLSQKCGTVGNSQTVKDVTDEPVQDEVEEEVVMEGALGGGASGMALALSHSQLLSPEPVEGESGDRGEDSVIVVADSERDSQVLPKDVSSQSKTNSSQPIGGNVSLSTNGHGSQAQAKKVHPAPERVGPEPEGLKDKSLSDSSGEISFHFTLPKEGELIGPAVGATPPLISQLKQRLRHSTPIEITSFSEKSGAAGDVSADGAMAASDIVSGESGDDTTEKGDGKLSLRMKLVTPVEEGSSERFSLQKPALSEEDESVVKVTTVAKAVTSSPSVFSRVRQVHRQQEPREDSQAGGNTTPVREEPFGSPQRSSQASSLGCNSLPNSQLETSQQEVLAAPQESRKDPPGPTEQSGDKRGPPQAPEPPTPSRTDGRQRAPQLTIASSPSNKPRQRTVSQQTSFDAPGPRSPAGRGEPESPSFRRTAAPAHRRHVRTIQEVRTTVTRIITDVYYEDGKEVERKVTEETEEPVVDSQVLDSDISPCRTGSSSLTSGDLADISSLSSKASSLQHSSGGTSSSGFTRPDFLMPPSRGAVSFRGGGVGSLQRLGAHGQPQSSSEDELYARMLPPRLPVSPTDAELPSHSDFLRSSPEEASSAGSSFVGLRVVAKWSSNGYFYSGRIIKDIGEGRFRLRFDDGYECEVAGKDILLCDPIPLGTEVTALLEDEYFSIGVVRGHKTEGQELFYSVEKDGQTQWYNRTAIILSLEQGNKLREQHSLGPYEPSTPLTKASDISLDNLVEGKRRRRGGPEGQNTPNRSSSSSPRTPGPSGKRKLMASEDNRTPAKRGRRGSGVKAAQRVGLCNTSGSGTDLPGASCDVGETHGPLPQNTTLFMGFAFMLTTSSEIDRLTNKHSSDDEEDYVQTGPYNKAYTESQLQAGGGFVLPDFNEEQCKAAYQSLLIADQHCRTRKYLLCLASGVPCVSHIWVRDCCKENKLLNYRNYLLPAGVGPDETIVEWHPRCSPFKALRVLLVFEKPVELWAQLITLGGGSSLRQFQADKDGLDIPAGKYDVVVTDRACPPLVEKNVTSQEVPLVSPEWLIQSVIRGERLGFHSKPQYRHDYSSSTSS; encoded by the exons ATGGAGACATCAATCCagctatccatccatccatccagccagCCATCCACTATTCAGGGTCACTTGGTGAGATTGGACAAGAGGCCGAGAGGCAGG GAACTGATATCTTCCCCGTTAGGAAGCAGATTATCTCAGACTGATAGCCAATCGGAGAGCTCCCAGAGTAACAACCAAGCCGAACCAG GCATTCTCATGGCGGACAACCCCAGTTCTGCATTCCAGGAGGAAAGTCAAGTTCTAAACATTTGCCCTCCAGCGAACAAGAAAAA GTGTGCAGCAGAGGACACTGATATGGATTCTGGAGCTGATTCTACCACACACTGCATTCAGTCTGAGG agggaACCTCTCAGTTTGGTTTTCTCGAGCTTTCTCAGAGTCAGGATCTGCGAGGTGAAGCGAGGAACAgtcaggaggaagaagaagacatcGTACCGCAGCCAGACAGCGAAAGACGCACCAAATTAG CAGAGCAGGGCATCAGCTCCAGGACTTCAGAGAGTCAGGACAACAAAGCAGTGAG ATCTGAGGTGAGCTCCAGCAGCTCATTGGAGCCTCCGGGTCCGTCTGGGAGGCAGCTGAGCGTCCAGGCTCTTCTGCACTCACAGGCCTCTGGTGAGCAGGGCGAGCAGGACTGTGAGATCCTGTCCTCGCAGGAGGACATGTTCGACGCTGACAAGACAG GTGCTGCGGTGGACAGCACAGTGTCTGAGCCGGAGCAGCAGGCTCACCCCTCCTCGACACCGGCCCACACCCTGCGACTGCTGCATCTGTCTGGACAGGGAACACTGGTGCAGGAAAGTCTGTCCCA GAGCTCTGTTGACTATGTTGCCCCCACCCCAGACAACTTCACCCACACCCCTTTAATTGTTCCCAGCTCACCAACTGGACCAGAGAATGAACACG GTGCTGATGAAGCGATGGATACTTCACTGCCCCCAGAAGACCGGGCCGGAGAAGATGAAGAGCCGATGGAAACGGAGGCAGCCTCCAAGCCACACCCGTCCGCCTCTACTCCTATATCCCAGAATTCCCCTGGATTTGTGTTAGAGCAAACTCTCTCTATACCCTCCCAGCCAGAGTTTTCtcat GATGCGTTTGTCCCAACGCAGAGCCAAGAGGCACCACGGCAGTCCGATAAGAAGATGGCGCTGTTGCCTCGCGAGACACAGTCTCAACAGCTGGAGTCAGCTGCTTTCACTTTGCCTTTGCAGCTCTCCGTGAACACGCAGAGCAGTAGCCCAGCCCAGAAGACCTCGGAACACGTTGAGGAGGACAGCCAGGCCACTCAGATCGAGGAACTGGAGGAGCCGCCCGGTGTCGACACCAGCGACTCGGTGGTTTCACACCAGAGGAGCGAGAGCAACGGCGTCTCTTCAGAGTCCCAAACCGCCGCCAGTTCTAAAGCTTCCGCCTCTGCTGAATCACCAAAGCATCGCAGCGAATGTGCCAAGAAGGAGTCGTCCAATCTGTCGCAGCAGTCTGACGTGCACAAAAAGACCTCTTTGAATGTACAAGATGTGAATGTAAAAGACAGTAAAAGTGACAGCAAAGAGGCAGGCTCTGCTGAAGCGGAGTCCTGCTCTCAACCAAAGTTTGATCCCTCCGTTAACAGCTGTGTGCAGGAGACTCCCCAGGACACTACACCATGCAGTTTGTCCTCGAAGTCTATGATCTCTAACACATCTGCTGTGGATGTGGTGAAGGGTTCTGTAGACTTGGGGAAGGAAGGAGGAACTGCAAAGAGTCCTTCTGTAAAACCATTGTCACAGAAGTGTGGAACGGTTGGCAATAGTCAAACGGTCAAAGACGTGACGGATGAGCCTGTGCAGGATGAGGTAGAagaggaggtggtgatggagggCGCATTGGGAGGCGGGGCCTCAGGAATGGCTCTGGCCCTCTCCCACAGCCAGCTGTTGTCTCCTGAGCCCGTGGAGGGGGAGAGTGGCGACAGAGGAGAGGACAGCGTCATTGTCGTTGCAGACAGCGAGAGAGACTCCCAGGTTCTTCCGAAAGACGTGTCGTCGCAGTCAAAGACCAACAGTTCCCAGCCAATCGGAGGCAACGTGTCCCTCTCCACTAACGGCCACGGGTCCCAGGCGCAGGCGAAGAAGGTGCACCCGGCTCCTGAGAGGGTGGGGCCTGAACCAGAGGGGCTCAAAGACAAGAGCCTGAGTGATAGCTCGGGAG AAATTTCCTTCCACTTCACACTTCCTAAAGAAGGGGAGCTGATTGGTCCTGCTGTCGGTGCCACGCCCCCTCTAATCAGCCAGCTGAAGCAGAGGCTGAGGCACAGCACTCCCATCG aGATCACTTCCTTTTCTGAAAAGTCAGGCGCGGCGGGGGATGTCTCTGCAGACGGGGCGATGGCAGCCAGTGACATTGTGTCGGGGGAAAGCGGGGACGACACGACGGAAAAGGGAGACGGGAAGCTGAGTTTGAGGATGAAGCTGGTGACCCCCGTCGAAGAGGGCAGCTCGGAGCGCTTCAGCCTGCAGA AGCCAGCACTATCAGAAGAAGATGAATCTGTCGTCAAGGTTACCACTGTTGCCAAGGCTGTTACCag CAGCCCGTCAGTGTTCAGTCGTGTCAGACAGGTGCACAGACAGCAGGAGCCAAGGGAGGACAGCCAGGCTGGAGGCAACACCACACCGGTCAG AGAGGAGCCGTTTGGCTCACCCCAGAGGAGCTCCCAGGCGTCCTCGCTGGGATGCAACAGCCTCCCTAACAGCCAATTGGAGACTTCGCAACAGGAAGTGTTGGCAGCACCGCAGGAGAGCCGTAAGGATCCTCCCGGCCCTACTGAGCAGTCTGGGGATAAGCGAGGACCCCCTCAAGCTCCAGAGCCGCCCACCCCTAGCAGGACTGATGGCAGACAGAGGGCTCCTCAGCTGACCATCGCCTCCAGTCCGTCCAACAAG CCCCGTCAGCGGACAGTCTCCCAGCAGACCAGCTTCGATGCACCGGGGCCACGCTCCCCAGCTGGCAGG GGTGAACCAGAGTCTCCGTCCTTTAGAAGAACCGCAGCCCCCGCCCACCGCCGACACGTGCGCACCATCCAGGAAGTGCGAACCACCGTCACACGGATCATCACAGACGTGTATTATGAGGATGGCAAAGAGGTGGAACGCAAAGTCACCGAG GAGACGGAGGAGCCAGTGGTGGACTCCCAGGTGTTGGACAGCGACATCTCTCCGTGCCGCACAGGCAGCAGCTCTTTGACCTCTGGTGACCTGGCTGACATCAGCTCTCTGTCGTCCAAGGCCTCCAGCCTGCAGCACAGCTCCGGAGGAACCAGCAGCAGCGGCTTCACCAGGCCGGACTTCCTCATGCCGCCCAGTCGAGGGGCCGTATCCTTCAG GGGAGGTGGCGTTGGCTCGCTGCAGAGGCTCGGCGCTCACGGCCAGCCCCAGTCCTCCTCAGAGGATGAGCTGTACGCCCGCATGCTCCCCCCGCGCCTCCCGGTCAGCCCCACAGACGCCGAGCTTCCCAGCCACTCCGACTTCCTCAGGTCGTCGCCGGAGGAGGCCAGCTCAGCCGGAAGCAGCTTCGTCGGCCTGCGGGTGGTGGCCAAGTGGTCGTCCAACGGCTACTTCTACTCGGGCCGCATCATCAAGGACATCGGGGAGGGGAGATTCCGCCTGCGGTTCGATGACGGCTACGAGTGCGAGGTGGCGGGGAAGGATATCCTGCTGTGTGATCCCATCCCCCTGGGGACGGAGGTCACCGCTCTGCTGGAGGACGAGTACTTCAGCATCG gggtTGTTAGGGGCCATAAAACCGAGGGGCAGGAGCTGTTCTACAGCGTGGAGAAGGACGGACAGACGCAGTGGTACAACAGGACCGCCATCATCCTGTCTCTGGAGCAGGGGAACAAGCTGAGGGAGCAGCACAGCCTCGGGCCCTACGAGCCCTCCACGCCCCTGACCAAAGCCTCCGACATCAGCCTCG ACAACCTGGTGGAGGGGAAGAGGAGGCGCAGAGGAGGCCCCGAGGGTCAGAACACTCCCAACCGCAGCTCCTCCAGCAGCCCCCGAACCCCCGGCCCCTCCGGCAAGAGGAAGCTGATGGCCTCCGAGGACAACAGGACGCCGGCCAAGAGAGGCCGCAGGGGCTCGGGGGTCAAAGCCG ctcAGCGGGTGGGACTGTGTAACACCTCTGGCAGCGGCACAGACCTCCCCGGTGCGTCTTGTGACGTGGGGGAGACTCACGGCCCGCTGCCCCAGAACACGACTCTCTTCATGGGCTTCGCCTTCATGCTGACTACCTCGTCTGAGATCGACCGGCTGACCAACAAGCACAGCAGCGACGATGAGGAAG ATTATGTGCAGACAGGTCCGTATAACAAAGCATACACAGAGTCCCAGCTGCAGGCAGGTGGAGGCTTCGTCCTGCCAGACTTCAATGAAGAACAA TGTAAGGCAGCTTACCAGAGCCTGCTCATTGCAGACCAGCACTGTCGTACAAGGAAGTACTTGCTTTGTTTGGCCAGCGGCGTGCCGTGTGTGTCACACATCTGGGTGCGAGACTGCTGCAAAGAGAACAAGCTGCTCAACTACAGGAACTACTTGCTGCCTGCCGGCGTGGGGCCAGATGAGACCATAGTAGAATG GCATCCACGCTGCAGCCCGTTCAAAGCTCTGCGGGTCCTTCTGGTGTTTGAGAAGCCAGTGGAGCTTTGGGCCCAGCTGATCACCTTGGGTGGAGGTTCTTCTCTTCGACAGTTCCAGGCGGACAAAGATGGCTTAG ACATTCCTGCGGGCAAGTATGACGTTGTGGTGACCGACCGTGCCTGTCCGCCATTGGTAGAGAAAAACGTGACCTCGCAGGAAGTCCCGCTGGTGTCTCCCGAGTGGCTGATCCAGAGCGTCATCCGTGGGGAGCGCCTGGGTTTCCATAGCAAGCCTCAGTATCGCCACGActactcctcctccacctcatcATAA
- the tp53bp1 gene encoding TP53-binding protein 1 isoform X1, with product MDPGGSELDSSLPQPENPCLIVEDSQPDSVALEDDPESSYRALLARRLSSLQPTSRSPVLMETSIQLSIHPSSQPSTIQGHLVRLDKRPRGRELISSPLGSRLSQTDSQSESSQSNNQAEPGILMADNPSSAFQEESQVLNICPPANKKKCAAEDTDMDSGADSTTHCIQSEEGTSQFGFLELSQSQDLRGEARNSQEEEEDIVPQPDSERRTKLAEQGISSRTSESQDNKAVRSEVSSSSSLEPPGPSGRQLSVQALLHSQASGEQGEQDCEILSSQEDMFDADKTGAAVDSTVSEPEQQAHPSSTPAHTLRLLHLSGQGTLVQESLSQSSVDYVAPTPDNFTHTPLIVPSSPTGPENEHGADEAMDTSLPPEDRAGEDEEPMETEAASKPHPSASTPISQNSPGFVLEQTLSIPSQPEFSHDAFVPTQSQEAPRQSDKKMALLPRETQSQQLESAAFTLPLQLSVNTQSSSPAQKTSEHVEEDSQATQIEELEEPPGVDTSDSVVSHQRSESNGVSSESQTAASSKASASAESPKHRSECAKKESSNLSQQSDVHKKTSLNVQDVNVKDSKSDSKEAGSAEAESCSQPKFDPSVNSCVQETPQDTTPCSLSSKSMISNTSAVDVVKGSVDLGKEGGTAKSPSVKPLSQKCGTVGNSQTVKDVTDEPVQDEVEEEVVMEGALGGGASGMALALSHSQLLSPEPVEGESGDRGEDSVIVVADSERDSQVLPKDVSSQSKTNSSQPIGGNVSLSTNGHGSQAQAKKVHPAPERVGPEPEGLKDKSLSDSSGEISFHFTLPKEGELIGPAVGATPPLISQLKQRLRHSTPIEITSFSEKSGAAGDVSADGAMAASDIVSGESGDDTTEKGDGKLSLRMKLVTPVEEGSSERFSLQKPALSEEDESVVKVTTVAKAVTSSPSVFSRVRQVHRQQEPREDSQAGGNTTPVREEPFGSPQRSSQASSLGCNSLPNSQLETSQQEVLAAPQESRKDPPGPTEQSGDKRGPPQAPEPPTPSRTDGRQRAPQLTIASSPSNKPRQRTVSQQTSFDAPGPRSPAGRGEPESPSFRRTAAPAHRRHVRTIQEVRTTVTRIITDVYYEDGKEVERKVTEETEEPVVDSQVLDSDISPCRTGSSSLTSGDLADISSLSSKASSLQHSSGGTSSSGFTRPDFLMPPSRGAVSFSPRRGGGQQQRGHRGHRGQRAGSVVTMHRGDSTLGSRAFVPLTTRGRARRGRPPSRSSMSRGGGVGSLQRLGAHGQPQSSSEDELYARMLPPRLPVSPTDAELPSHSDFLRSSPEEASSAGSSFVGLRVVAKWSSNGYFYSGRIIKDIGEGRFRLRFDDGYECEVAGKDILLCDPIPLGTEVTALLEDEYFSIGVVRGHKTEGQELFYSVEKDGQTQWYNRTAIILSLEQGNKLREQHSLGPYEPSTPLTKASDISLDNLVEGKRRRRGGPEGQNTPNRSSSSSPRTPGPSGKRKLMASEDNRTPAKRGRRGSGVKAAQRVGLCNTSGSGTDLPGASCDVGETHGPLPQNTTLFMGFAFMLTTSSEIDRLTNKHSSDDEEDYVQTGPYNKAYTESQLQAGGGFVLPDFNEEQCKAAYQSLLIADQHCRTRKYLLCLASGVPCVSHIWVRDCCKENKLLNYRNYLLPAGVGPDETIVEWHPRCSPFKALRVLLVFEKPVELWAQLITLGGGSSLRQFQADKDGLDIPAGKYDVVVTDRACPPLVEKNVTSQEVPLVSPEWLIQSVIRGERLGFHSKPQYRHDYSSSTSS from the exons ATGGAGACATCAATCCagctatccatccatccatccagccagCCATCCACTATTCAGGGTCACTTGGTGAGATTGGACAAGAGGCCGAGAGGCAGG GAACTGATATCTTCCCCGTTAGGAAGCAGATTATCTCAGACTGATAGCCAATCGGAGAGCTCCCAGAGTAACAACCAAGCCGAACCAG GCATTCTCATGGCGGACAACCCCAGTTCTGCATTCCAGGAGGAAAGTCAAGTTCTAAACATTTGCCCTCCAGCGAACAAGAAAAA GTGTGCAGCAGAGGACACTGATATGGATTCTGGAGCTGATTCTACCACACACTGCATTCAGTCTGAGG agggaACCTCTCAGTTTGGTTTTCTCGAGCTTTCTCAGAGTCAGGATCTGCGAGGTGAAGCGAGGAACAgtcaggaggaagaagaagacatcGTACCGCAGCCAGACAGCGAAAGACGCACCAAATTAG CAGAGCAGGGCATCAGCTCCAGGACTTCAGAGAGTCAGGACAACAAAGCAGTGAG ATCTGAGGTGAGCTCCAGCAGCTCATTGGAGCCTCCGGGTCCGTCTGGGAGGCAGCTGAGCGTCCAGGCTCTTCTGCACTCACAGGCCTCTGGTGAGCAGGGCGAGCAGGACTGTGAGATCCTGTCCTCGCAGGAGGACATGTTCGACGCTGACAAGACAG GTGCTGCGGTGGACAGCACAGTGTCTGAGCCGGAGCAGCAGGCTCACCCCTCCTCGACACCGGCCCACACCCTGCGACTGCTGCATCTGTCTGGACAGGGAACACTGGTGCAGGAAAGTCTGTCCCA GAGCTCTGTTGACTATGTTGCCCCCACCCCAGACAACTTCACCCACACCCCTTTAATTGTTCCCAGCTCACCAACTGGACCAGAGAATGAACACG GTGCTGATGAAGCGATGGATACTTCACTGCCCCCAGAAGACCGGGCCGGAGAAGATGAAGAGCCGATGGAAACGGAGGCAGCCTCCAAGCCACACCCGTCCGCCTCTACTCCTATATCCCAGAATTCCCCTGGATTTGTGTTAGAGCAAACTCTCTCTATACCCTCCCAGCCAGAGTTTTCtcat GATGCGTTTGTCCCAACGCAGAGCCAAGAGGCACCACGGCAGTCCGATAAGAAGATGGCGCTGTTGCCTCGCGAGACACAGTCTCAACAGCTGGAGTCAGCTGCTTTCACTTTGCCTTTGCAGCTCTCCGTGAACACGCAGAGCAGTAGCCCAGCCCAGAAGACCTCGGAACACGTTGAGGAGGACAGCCAGGCCACTCAGATCGAGGAACTGGAGGAGCCGCCCGGTGTCGACACCAGCGACTCGGTGGTTTCACACCAGAGGAGCGAGAGCAACGGCGTCTCTTCAGAGTCCCAAACCGCCGCCAGTTCTAAAGCTTCCGCCTCTGCTGAATCACCAAAGCATCGCAGCGAATGTGCCAAGAAGGAGTCGTCCAATCTGTCGCAGCAGTCTGACGTGCACAAAAAGACCTCTTTGAATGTACAAGATGTGAATGTAAAAGACAGTAAAAGTGACAGCAAAGAGGCAGGCTCTGCTGAAGCGGAGTCCTGCTCTCAACCAAAGTTTGATCCCTCCGTTAACAGCTGTGTGCAGGAGACTCCCCAGGACACTACACCATGCAGTTTGTCCTCGAAGTCTATGATCTCTAACACATCTGCTGTGGATGTGGTGAAGGGTTCTGTAGACTTGGGGAAGGAAGGAGGAACTGCAAAGAGTCCTTCTGTAAAACCATTGTCACAGAAGTGTGGAACGGTTGGCAATAGTCAAACGGTCAAAGACGTGACGGATGAGCCTGTGCAGGATGAGGTAGAagaggaggtggtgatggagggCGCATTGGGAGGCGGGGCCTCAGGAATGGCTCTGGCCCTCTCCCACAGCCAGCTGTTGTCTCCTGAGCCCGTGGAGGGGGAGAGTGGCGACAGAGGAGAGGACAGCGTCATTGTCGTTGCAGACAGCGAGAGAGACTCCCAGGTTCTTCCGAAAGACGTGTCGTCGCAGTCAAAGACCAACAGTTCCCAGCCAATCGGAGGCAACGTGTCCCTCTCCACTAACGGCCACGGGTCCCAGGCGCAGGCGAAGAAGGTGCACCCGGCTCCTGAGAGGGTGGGGCCTGAACCAGAGGGGCTCAAAGACAAGAGCCTGAGTGATAGCTCGGGAG AAATTTCCTTCCACTTCACACTTCCTAAAGAAGGGGAGCTGATTGGTCCTGCTGTCGGTGCCACGCCCCCTCTAATCAGCCAGCTGAAGCAGAGGCTGAGGCACAGCACTCCCATCG aGATCACTTCCTTTTCTGAAAAGTCAGGCGCGGCGGGGGATGTCTCTGCAGACGGGGCGATGGCAGCCAGTGACATTGTGTCGGGGGAAAGCGGGGACGACACGACGGAAAAGGGAGACGGGAAGCTGAGTTTGAGGATGAAGCTGGTGACCCCCGTCGAAGAGGGCAGCTCGGAGCGCTTCAGCCTGCAGA AGCCAGCACTATCAGAAGAAGATGAATCTGTCGTCAAGGTTACCACTGTTGCCAAGGCTGTTACCag CAGCCCGTCAGTGTTCAGTCGTGTCAGACAGGTGCACAGACAGCAGGAGCCAAGGGAGGACAGCCAGGCTGGAGGCAACACCACACCGGTCAG AGAGGAGCCGTTTGGCTCACCCCAGAGGAGCTCCCAGGCGTCCTCGCTGGGATGCAACAGCCTCCCTAACAGCCAATTGGAGACTTCGCAACAGGAAGTGTTGGCAGCACCGCAGGAGAGCCGTAAGGATCCTCCCGGCCCTACTGAGCAGTCTGGGGATAAGCGAGGACCCCCTCAAGCTCCAGAGCCGCCCACCCCTAGCAGGACTGATGGCAGACAGAGGGCTCCTCAGCTGACCATCGCCTCCAGTCCGTCCAACAAG CCCCGTCAGCGGACAGTCTCCCAGCAGACCAGCTTCGATGCACCGGGGCCACGCTCCCCAGCTGGCAGG GGTGAACCAGAGTCTCCGTCCTTTAGAAGAACCGCAGCCCCCGCCCACCGCCGACACGTGCGCACCATCCAGGAAGTGCGAACCACCGTCACACGGATCATCACAGACGTGTATTATGAGGATGGCAAAGAGGTGGAACGCAAAGTCACCGAG GAGACGGAGGAGCCAGTGGTGGACTCCCAGGTGTTGGACAGCGACATCTCTCCGTGCCGCACAGGCAGCAGCTCTTTGACCTCTGGTGACCTGGCTGACATCAGCTCTCTGTCGTCCAAGGCCTCCAGCCTGCAGCACAGCTCCGGAGGAACCAGCAGCAGCGGCTTCACCAGGCCGGACTTCCTCATGCCGCCCAGTCGAGGGGCCGTATCCTTCAG tccCAGGAGGGGAGGCGGGCAGCAACAGAGGGGTCACAGGGGTCACAGGGGTCAAAGGGCAGGGTCAGTGGTCACAATGCACAGAGGCGACAGCACCCTGGGGTCCCGGGCCTTCGTCCCGCTGACCACCAGAGGAAGGGCTAGAAGGGGCCGACCCCCATCCCGCTCCTCCATGTCCAG GGGAGGTGGCGTTGGCTCGCTGCAGAGGCTCGGCGCTCACGGCCAGCCCCAGTCCTCCTCAGAGGATGAGCTGTACGCCCGCATGCTCCCCCCGCGCCTCCCGGTCAGCCCCACAGACGCCGAGCTTCCCAGCCACTCCGACTTCCTCAGGTCGTCGCCGGAGGAGGCCAGCTCAGCCGGAAGCAGCTTCGTCGGCCTGCGGGTGGTGGCCAAGTGGTCGTCCAACGGCTACTTCTACTCGGGCCGCATCATCAAGGACATCGGGGAGGGGAGATTCCGCCTGCGGTTCGATGACGGCTACGAGTGCGAGGTGGCGGGGAAGGATATCCTGCTGTGTGATCCCATCCCCCTGGGGACGGAGGTCACCGCTCTGCTGGAGGACGAGTACTTCAGCATCG gggtTGTTAGGGGCCATAAAACCGAGGGGCAGGAGCTGTTCTACAGCGTGGAGAAGGACGGACAGACGCAGTGGTACAACAGGACCGCCATCATCCTGTCTCTGGAGCAGGGGAACAAGCTGAGGGAGCAGCACAGCCTCGGGCCCTACGAGCCCTCCACGCCCCTGACCAAAGCCTCCGACATCAGCCTCG ACAACCTGGTGGAGGGGAAGAGGAGGCGCAGAGGAGGCCCCGAGGGTCAGAACACTCCCAACCGCAGCTCCTCCAGCAGCCCCCGAACCCCCGGCCCCTCCGGCAAGAGGAAGCTGATGGCCTCCGAGGACAACAGGACGCCGGCCAAGAGAGGCCGCAGGGGCTCGGGGGTCAAAGCCG ctcAGCGGGTGGGACTGTGTAACACCTCTGGCAGCGGCACAGACCTCCCCGGTGCGTCTTGTGACGTGGGGGAGACTCACGGCCCGCTGCCCCAGAACACGACTCTCTTCATGGGCTTCGCCTTCATGCTGACTACCTCGTCTGAGATCGACCGGCTGACCAACAAGCACAGCAGCGACGATGAGGAAG ATTATGTGCAGACAGGTCCGTATAACAAAGCATACACAGAGTCCCAGCTGCAGGCAGGTGGAGGCTTCGTCCTGCCAGACTTCAATGAAGAACAA TGTAAGGCAGCTTACCAGAGCCTGCTCATTGCAGACCAGCACTGTCGTACAAGGAAGTACTTGCTTTGTTTGGCCAGCGGCGTGCCGTGTGTGTCACACATCTGGGTGCGAGACTGCTGCAAAGAGAACAAGCTGCTCAACTACAGGAACTACTTGCTGCCTGCCGGCGTGGGGCCAGATGAGACCATAGTAGAATG GCATCCACGCTGCAGCCCGTTCAAAGCTCTGCGGGTCCTTCTGGTGTTTGAGAAGCCAGTGGAGCTTTGGGCCCAGCTGATCACCTTGGGTGGAGGTTCTTCTCTTCGACAGTTCCAGGCGGACAAAGATGGCTTAG ACATTCCTGCGGGCAAGTATGACGTTGTGGTGACCGACCGTGCCTGTCCGCCATTGGTAGAGAAAAACGTGACCTCGCAGGAAGTCCCGCTGGTGTCTCCCGAGTGGCTGATCCAGAGCGTCATCCGTGGGGAGCGCCTGGGTTTCCATAGCAAGCCTCAGTATCGCCACGActactcctcctccacctcatcATAA